In Oscillatoria acuminata PCC 6304, a single window of DNA contains:
- a CDS encoding ABC transporter ATP-binding protein, giving the protein MAKVEFDHIYKVYANGFTAMKDLCLTIEDGEFMVFVGPSGCGKSTALRMLAGLEDISAGKLIIGQDVVNNKSPQDRNIAMVFQNYALYPHMTVRQNMEFPLRMMKVAKGERQRRVMEAAEKLGLTPLLDNKPKQMSGGQRQRVAMGRAIVRNPAVFLMDEPLSNLDAKMRVQIRTEIADLQRKMGTTTVYVTHDQVEAMTMGDRVAVMRLGELQQVAPPQELYDCPRNVFVAGFMGSPAMNIFHSELRKTENGQFAITYGTQHLAIAPETCDRYREIEHYINKPIFAGLRPEAFLIAHSNTPASHKIEVEVTTIESLGHETIIYFNSPLAKIEIQDKDDLAKVLEKPTGESQSIAVARVGSAQKLHHADRLSLAVDTRQLYLFDRHGNAIL; this is encoded by the coding sequence ATGGCAAAAGTAGAATTTGACCACATTTACAAAGTTTATGCCAATGGCTTCACGGCCATGAAAGACCTCTGTTTGACCATTGAAGATGGCGAATTTATGGTCTTTGTTGGACCTTCCGGCTGTGGCAAATCGACCGCCCTGCGAATGTTGGCGGGGTTGGAAGATATTAGTGCGGGTAAATTAATCATCGGTCAGGATGTGGTAAATAATAAAAGCCCCCAGGACCGGAATATTGCAATGGTCTTTCAAAATTATGCCCTGTATCCGCACATGACGGTGCGGCAGAATATGGAATTTCCCCTGCGCATGATGAAAGTTGCCAAAGGGGAACGACAACGACGGGTGATGGAGGCGGCTGAAAAGTTGGGATTGACCCCTTTGCTGGATAATAAACCCAAACAAATGTCTGGGGGACAACGGCAACGGGTGGCAATGGGACGAGCAATTGTGCGAAACCCAGCGGTATTTTTAATGGATGAACCGCTATCGAACTTGGATGCCAAAATGCGGGTGCAAATTCGGACAGAAATTGCCGATTTGCAGCGCAAGATGGGAACAACTACGGTATATGTGACCCATGATCAAGTGGAGGCGATGACAATGGGCGATCGCGTGGCAGTGATGCGCTTGGGGGAACTCCAGCAAGTGGCACCGCCTCAAGAGTTATACGACTGCCCCAGGAATGTATTTGTGGCGGGATTTATGGGGTCTCCGGCGATGAATATTTTTCATAGTGAGTTACGCAAAACCGAAAACGGCCAATTTGCCATCACTTACGGAACCCAACACCTGGCGATCGCCCCGGAAACCTGCGATCGCTACCGGGAAATTGAACATTATATCAACAAACCCATTTTTGCCGGATTGCGTCCCGAAGCCTTTTTAATCGCACATAGCAATACTCCAGCGAGTCATAAAATTGAAGTGGAAGTCACCACCATTGAATCCCTGGGTCATGAAACCATTATCTATTTCAATTCTCCCCTGGCCAAAATTGAAATTCAAGATAAAGACGACCTAGCCAAAGTGTTAGAAAAACCCACAGGAGAGAGTCAATCCATTGCAGTTGCCCGAGTCGGTTCCGCCCAAAAACTGCACCATGCCGACCGCCTCTCCCTCGCCGTCGATACTCGCCAACTCTACCTCTTTGATCGCCACGGCAACGCCATCCTCTAA
- a CDS encoding carbohydrate ABC transporter permease yields the protein MKPIPGLPQEKPNLGERVANQPAHQELMAKRKNQQRVSIILSYVVLTVLALLFIAPILFMIIGSFKPDNLVLVEAGSLKAFVPDNPSLQNYEDVFARVNFTRFFWNSIFITGAIVLFGLLVNSMAAYAFSRLQWRGRDIIFPVIIALMIIPFEAIAVPLFFQMTWLGLRNTYTAQIIPFIANAFSIYLFYTFFIVLPKELEEAARVDGAGPIRTFFEIIVPVSKPVFASVAILTFLTQWGSFLWPTMIAVGERVRPLPVAIAQFQTLPPIQWGDIMAFGVMMVAPMLVIFLIFQKWFVQGVASSGIKG from the coding sequence ATGAAGCCAATTCCCGGACTACCCCAAGAAAAACCCAATCTCGGTGAGCGAGTTGCCAATCAACCTGCTCATCAGGAATTAATGGCAAAGCGCAAAAACCAGCAACGGGTTAGTATCATTCTCAGCTATGTGGTTTTAACCGTTTTGGCCTTGCTATTTATTGCGCCAATTTTATTTATGATTATCGGCAGTTTTAAGCCAGATAATTTGGTGTTAGTTGAGGCAGGTTCATTAAAAGCGTTTGTCCCTGATAATCCCTCGTTGCAGAACTATGAGGATGTATTTGCCCGAGTCAATTTTACCCGATTTTTCTGGAATTCGATTTTTATTACGGGGGCGATCGTCCTGTTCGGACTCCTGGTCAATTCAATGGCGGCTTATGCCTTTTCCCGGTTGCAGTGGCGGGGACGGGATATTATTTTTCCGGTGATTATCGCATTAATGATTATCCCCTTTGAAGCCATTGCCGTTCCTCTGTTCTTTCAAATGACCTGGTTGGGATTACGCAATACTTACACCGCCCAAATCATTCCGTTTATTGCCAATGCCTTTTCCATCTATTTATTTTACACCTTTTTTATCGTCTTGCCCAAGGAATTGGAAGAAGCAGCCAGAGTAGATGGGGCGGGTCCAATCCGGACCTTTTTTGAAATTATCGTCCCGGTTTCTAAACCCGTCTTTGCATCGGTAGCCATTCTGACTTTTTTAACCCAATGGGGGTCATTTTTGTGGCCAACGATGATTGCCGTTGGGGAAAGAGTCCGTCCCTTGCCCGTGGCGATCGCCCAATTTCAAACCTTACCTCCGATTCAATGGGGGGATATTATGGCCTTTGGGGTGATGATGGTTGCACCGATGTTAGTCATTTTCTTAATCTTCCAAAAATGGTTTGTTCAGGGGGTTGCCTCTTCGGGTATTAAGGGTTAA
- a CDS encoding carbohydrate ABC transporter permease produces the protein MANQTTLTAQNDARSALGMAAPALIGLFLFVALPFTLAAILSFTNLRLGSPLPTRFIGLEQYARIFSEPSFRRALLNNAIFAIVVVPLQTAIALGLALLLNRPLRGMAIFRTLFFMPVVFPMALVSVIWILIYAPGANGMMNSFLDLITFGLWEPRDFLRDPYLALPSIMLLSMWQGVGFQMVIILAGLQSIPSDLYEAAAIDGSNKWNQFRHVTLPQLRNTLIFVMLVTSILSFRLYDQIEIMTNGGPLDATTTVMYEAVSAAYQQQKMAKGAAMTVVFFLVVLMITLIQRTLIKEERAID, from the coding sequence ATGGCCAATCAAACAACTCTAACTGCTCAAAATGATGCGCGCAGCGCCCTAGGGATGGCAGCCCCCGCCTTGATTGGATTATTCCTATTTGTGGCTTTGCCTTTTACCTTAGCGGCAATTTTGTCGTTTACGAATTTAAGACTCGGTTCGCCATTACCCACCCGGTTTATTGGGTTAGAACAATATGCCCGAATTTTTAGCGAACCCTCGTTTCGTCGTGCCTTACTCAATAATGCGATTTTTGCCATTGTAGTCGTGCCATTGCAAACAGCGATCGCCCTCGGATTAGCCCTCTTACTCAACCGTCCCCTGCGCGGCATGGCAATCTTTCGCACCCTGTTTTTCATGCCAGTAGTTTTTCCAATGGCATTGGTATCCGTGATTTGGATTTTGATTTACGCCCCCGGTGCCAATGGCATGATGAATTCCTTTCTCGACTTAATCACCTTTGGATTATGGGAACCGCGAGATTTTCTGCGTGACCCCTATCTAGCTTTACCTTCGATTATGCTGCTATCTATGTGGCAAGGGGTGGGATTTCAAATGGTGATTATCCTAGCCGGTTTACAGTCAATTCCCAGTGATTTATACGAAGCTGCCGCCATTGATGGCAGCAATAAATGGAACCAGTTTCGGCACGTCACCTTACCCCAACTGCGAAATACCTTAATTTTCGTGATGTTGGTGACTTCCATTCTGTCATTTCGCCTGTATGACCAAATCGAAATCATGACCAATGGAGGACCGTTGGATGCTACCACCACGGTGATGTATGAAGCGGTATCTGCTGCCTATCAACAGCAAAAAATGGCAAAAGGGGCGGCCATGACTGTGGTCTTTTTCCTAGTCGTTTTGATGATTACCCTCATCCAACGGACTTTGATTAAAGAAGAACGAGCAATTGATTAA
- a CDS encoding ABC transporter substrate-binding protein, whose product MKFKRLYRMLAFTVFLLSIVVGCVRNARDPGTLEVWAHAGQDAERITLQEQVNRFNADHDEVTVRLTFLPEGSYNAQVQAAAISRDLPDVLEFDGPFIYNYVWQQNLRPIDDLISSEVRLDLLPSILIQGTYNDRLYSVGTFDSGLGIYGQRSVLESAGIRIPQGNADAWTAEEFNRVLATLAENDPDGQVLDLKLNYSGEWFTYAFMPLLYSAGGATIDRTNYQTASGVMDSPESVAAMEQVQSWMQNGYVDPNVDDAAFTTGRVALSWVGHWVYPSYAEAFGDDLVVLPLPNLGNGSKTAQGSWNWGITERSQNPQAAMAFLEFLLQQDEVLAMSNANGAVPATQSAIAQSPLYREGGPLRLFSSQLLNNKTVPRPQTPGYPVITSAFQEAFNNIRNGLEVQQALERAATEIDLDIRDNEGYPNVS is encoded by the coding sequence ATGAAATTTAAACGTTTATATCGAATGCTTGCTTTTACCGTATTCCTCCTGAGCATCGTAGTTGGATGTGTCAGAAATGCCCGGGACCCTGGAACCCTGGAAGTCTGGGCGCACGCAGGTCAAGATGCAGAACGAATCACCTTGCAAGAACAAGTCAATCGATTTAATGCCGATCATGATGAGGTCACCGTTAGGCTCACATTTCTACCGGAAGGTTCCTATAATGCCCAAGTCCAAGCGGCAGCCATCTCACGGGATTTGCCTGATGTACTCGAATTTGATGGGCCATTTATCTATAATTATGTCTGGCAGCAAAACCTCCGACCCATTGATGACTTGATTTCTTCTGAAGTTCGCCTGGATTTGCTGCCGTCAATTCTCATCCAGGGAACTTATAACGATCGCCTCTATTCCGTGGGAACATTTGATTCCGGACTGGGAATTTACGGACAACGTAGTGTGCTAGAATCCGCTGGAATTCGTATTCCGCAAGGCAACGCCGACGCTTGGACCGCAGAGGAATTTAATCGCGTATTAGCCACCTTAGCGGAAAATGACCCAGACGGGCAAGTTCTCGACCTCAAACTGAACTATTCCGGAGAGTGGTTTACTTATGCCTTTATGCCGTTGTTATATTCTGCGGGTGGTGCAACCATTGATCGCACAAATTACCAAACCGCTTCTGGGGTCATGGATAGTCCCGAATCCGTGGCAGCAATGGAACAGGTGCAGTCTTGGATGCAAAATGGCTACGTTGATCCCAATGTAGATGACGCCGCCTTTACCACGGGACGAGTGGCGCTTTCTTGGGTGGGACATTGGGTCTATCCGAGTTATGCAGAGGCTTTTGGGGATGATTTAGTGGTGTTACCGCTGCCGAATTTAGGCAATGGCTCAAAAACCGCCCAGGGTTCTTGGAATTGGGGAATCACAGAAAGAAGTCAAAATCCCCAAGCGGCAATGGCATTTTTAGAGTTCCTGTTACAGCAGGATGAAGTGCTGGCTATGTCCAATGCGAATGGGGCCGTCCCCGCCACCCAAAGTGCGATCGCCCAATCTCCTTTATACCGCGAAGGCGGACCGTTGCGCTTATTCTCATCCCAATTGTTGAATAACAAGACCGTTCCCCGTCCCCAAACTCCCGGTTATCCAGTGATTACTTCAGCCTTTCAAGAAGCCTTTAATAACATTCGCAATGGTTTGGAAGTGCAACAAGCCTTAGAACGGGCTGCCACAGAAATTGATCTAGACATTCGGGATAATGAAGGGTATCCTAACGTCAGTTAG
- a CDS encoding peptidoglycan-binding domain-containing protein, translated as MLDQRILERGSQGEEVKEIQQILLNMGYDLGKPGVDGTFGPETEAAVKNFQGDINLQYPEATVIMDGKVDRQTWFFLKKSRS; from the coding sequence ATGTTAGATCAACGGATATTAGAACGGGGCAGTCAAGGAGAAGAAGTTAAAGAGATTCAACAGATTTTATTAAATATGGGATACGATTTAGGCAAGCCGGGAGTTGATGGAACATTTGGGCCGGAAACCGAAGCGGCAGTTAAAAATTTTCAAGGAGATATCAATCTGCAATATCCTGAAGCGACGGTGATTATGGATGGAAAGGTCGATCGCCAAACTTGGTTTTTCTTGAAAAAAAGCCGTTCCTAA
- a CDS encoding DUF1622 domain-containing protein yields the protein MNLHEIETGITTLVISGNIILTSLCQLLAILVIGLGVTRALIIFVKDALFKPHTMEAFQRSRLVMGYSFSLGLSFLIGATILKTMISSQWDDIARLVAIIAVRTVLNYLLLQAIAKATPEVAPVNSPAQA from the coding sequence ATGAATTTGCACGAAATTGAAACAGGGATTACAACTTTAGTTATATCGGGAAATATCATTTTAACCAGTTTATGTCAACTTTTAGCAATATTAGTGATTGGCTTAGGGGTCACCCGAGCCTTAATAATTTTCGTCAAAGATGCTCTATTTAAACCTCATACAATGGAGGCATTTCAACGCAGCCGATTAGTGATGGGATATTCGTTTTCTTTGGGGTTAAGTTTCCTAATCGGAGCGACGATTTTAAAAACCATGATTTCCAGTCAGTGGGATGATATTGCCCGATTAGTTGCCATTATTGCGGTGAGAACGGTATTAAATTATTTATTATTGCAGGCGATCGCCAAAGCTACCCCGGAAGTCGCCCCAGTCAATAGTCCGGCTCAAGCCTAA
- a CDS encoding protein kinase domain-containing protein has translation MWGFLRGQKVDNYRLEEILGVGGEGCVFRANKIIRDQILTKKYAVKLRYTDTENFDRGFQELDAATRLSHPNILQALDVGEWTINNDQFLYLVMDLANGTLHDRLSPNSPLSKTEVLEIVKSLASALKYMHGQVPPIVHRDLKPGNVMRMGEEWKIGDFGIAKETNSQGVRLTRAMGTREYAPPESYDGIISLPWDLWSLGVMIIEMITGNLPFNTQTEQVLQTEITKADGIKLAQNLPAPFDEIVRGCLIKDPQQRWTATQVLKVLSQYNEPIPDPALIPVTKPAPIPVTKPAPIPVTKSAPVQTPVPVQTPAAVLAAVPPQKLFKPWKILQEKYDKNEIIEVQIISVNKGGILVKVLNTPGFIPISGFIPKSHLVQPHPKYHDLVGQSLDVLILEIEKVNNKLTFSETMLKSSSLQVGQLVEGKITRIENHGVFLEFNGLKGFLYIGEISSDYVNSIDNIFKIDQPLKAVIIRLNTSGTKIELSTKILEKSQGEMLVNMSEVMKQAEARLAEARQRISP, from the coding sequence ATGTGGGGATTTCTAAGAGGACAGAAAGTTGACAACTATAGGCTAGAAGAAATATTAGGTGTAGGAGGAGAAGGATGCGTTTTTCGGGCAAACAAGATTATAAGAGACCAGATATTAACAAAAAAATATGCTGTAAAACTTCGATACACTGATACAGAAAACTTTGATCGGGGTTTTCAGGAACTAGATGCTGCCACTCGGCTAAGTCACCCTAACATATTACAGGCTTTAGATGTAGGTGAATGGACAATAAACAATGACCAGTTTTTGTATCTGGTGATGGATCTGGCAAACGGAACGTTACACGATCGCTTAAGCCCAAATTCTCCTTTATCAAAAACAGAAGTGTTAGAGATAGTCAAAAGTCTAGCCTCAGCACTGAAGTATATGCATGGTCAGGTTCCTCCTATTGTACATCGAGATTTGAAGCCCGGAAATGTAATGCGAATGGGCGAAGAGTGGAAAATCGGCGATTTTGGTATAGCGAAGGAGACAAATTCCCAAGGAGTTCGTCTTACCCGTGCAATGGGTACTAGAGAATATGCTCCACCTGAGTCTTACGACGGAATTATTTCATTACCTTGGGATTTATGGTCTTTAGGTGTAATGATTATAGAAATGATAACCGGAAATTTGCCATTCAATACGCAGACAGAGCAAGTTTTACAGACAGAAATTACTAAAGCTGATGGGATTAAATTAGCTCAAAATCTGCCTGCACCTTTTGATGAAATTGTGCGCGGGTGTTTGATTAAAGACCCGCAACAGCGTTGGACAGCAACGCAAGTATTAAAGGTACTCTCTCAGTATAATGAACCAATACCAGACCCGGCACTAATACCAGTAACAAAACCAGCACCAATACCAGTAACAAAACCAGCACCAATACCAGTAACAAAATCAGCACCAGTGCAAACACCAGTGCCAGTGCAAACACCAGCAGCAGTACTAGCAGCAGTACCGCCACAGAAACTATTCAAACCGTGGAAAATATTACAAGAAAAGTATGACAAAAATGAAATAATTGAGGTACAGATAATAAGTGTAAATAAGGGTGGTATCCTTGTTAAAGTATTAAATACTCCTGGCTTTATACCTATTTCAGGCTTTATACCTAAAAGCCATCTTGTACAACCCCACCCTAAATACCATGACCTTGTTGGTCAATCATTAGATGTTTTAATTTTAGAGATAGAAAAAGTAAATAATAAATTAACTTTTTCCGAAACAATGCTTAAATCCTCCTCTTTACAAGTTGGACAGCTTGTGGAAGGCAAAATAACTAGAATAGAAAATCATGGAGTATTTCTTGAGTTTAATGGGTTAAAGGGATTTTTGTATATAGGTGAAATCAGCAGTGACTATGTAAATTCTATCGATAATATTTTTAAAATAGATCAACCTCTAAAAGCAGTTATTATCAGATTAAATACATCGGGTACGAAAATTGAACTTTCAACAAAAATTTTAGAAAAGTCTCAAGGAGAAATGCTGGTAAATATGTCTGAAGTTATGAAGCAAGCTGAAGCTAGACTTGCTGAAGCTAGGCAAAGAATCTCTCCGTAG
- a CDS encoding PP2C family protein-serine/threonine phosphatase has translation MSDKQLSQLRLVYDQKTNKGQVRKVNEDAKFVKPWPDKSALLAVVADGMGGQRGGKEAAKIAIDTFKELLKQPLPATPEDRYNFLLQGFHAADQAIREQASQDFGLMKMGATVVAAIITQSECLHLYAGDCRFYHFSGDASPYVTSDHTPISVLLKLGEITPEEAVNHPMRSVVMSCLGGGENARLSVDPKWNDPNSPVLRELHPGDVLVLCSDGLHGEVSDLQLLDFVKIHNKSPAQLTQDCVDYALKQGGKDNISMVAILVQEEDS, from the coding sequence ATGTCAGATAAGCAACTGAGCCAGCTAAGGTTGGTTTATGATCAAAAAACCAACAAGGGCCAAGTACGAAAAGTTAACGAAGACGCTAAGTTTGTCAAGCCTTGGCCCGATAAATCAGCGCTTTTAGCCGTTGTTGCTGATGGAATGGGGGGACAACGAGGAGGGAAAGAGGCGGCTAAAATTGCCATTGATACTTTCAAAGAACTATTAAAGCAGCCTTTACCTGCAACACCAGAAGATCGCTATAATTTCCTCTTGCAGGGTTTTCATGCTGCTGACCAAGCAATTCGAGAGCAAGCATCGCAAGACTTTGGCTTGATGAAAATGGGGGCGACAGTTGTGGCCGCTATTATTACACAGAGTGAATGTTTACATCTGTACGCTGGAGACTGTCGTTTCTATCATTTTAGTGGTGATGCTTCCCCTTATGTCACCTCTGACCATACACCCATCAGCGTCCTTTTGAAACTAGGCGAAATTACTCCAGAAGAAGCGGTTAATCACCCTATGCGTTCTGTTGTCATGTCCTGTTTAGGCGGTGGGGAAAATGCTAGATTATCAGTTGACCCTAAATGGAATGATCCTAACTCTCCCGTTCTTCGAGAATTGCATCCTGGGGATGTGTTAGTTTTATGCAGTGACGGCTTACATGGAGAAGTGAGTGATTTGCAGTTGCTAGATTTCGTTAAAATCCATAATAAATCTCCAGCACAGTTAACCCAAGATTGTGTAGATTATGCATTGAAACAAGGAGGCAAAGATAACATTAGTATGGTTGCTATTTTAGTTCAGGAGGAAGATAGCTGA
- a CDS encoding vWA domain-containing protein: MLNLELAWNKPAKTWNQSTDHVLRVQIRPQSNTVGLPLRMAIALDTSSSMQGEKLTAAKETCRSVVAQLRKIDRLELASFSTQIQPLLKSLAGGSEALDAANTAITKLQASGVTRTDMALEWIQKTLPEEKGVVRVGILITDGHATTSQGAILSDVTALLDKAAELSKSGILIYPVGLGNASNFNNVFLIDLGNRGQGEFIYAETPSELQPKLRERLTASQAIAIEDAQIQFTPKSEVTLKAFCRFRPDYLPLEETAKGKLNIGVIRTDTPTDILVKVEIPKLGVGEPLGSRELLKVELTATNLSKVSGKASILYTKSATEAEQLNNDVDNNRKLWEIKENMNSLIRENDPKRTRQLLDRLEIDTLQDGLSELAEQVAQLKTDLEKTGKVDEGRKTRAWESVQKS; this comes from the coding sequence ATGTTGAATTTAGAACTAGCCTGGAATAAACCAGCCAAAACTTGGAATCAATCGACTGATCATGTATTAAGGGTACAAATTCGTCCCCAATCGAATACAGTAGGATTGCCCTTAAGGATGGCGATCGCCTTAGATACTAGCAGTTCCATGCAAGGGGAAAAACTAACAGCAGCCAAAGAAACCTGCCGTTCTGTTGTGGCTCAATTACGCAAGATAGATCGCCTAGAGTTGGCTAGTTTCTCCACTCAAATACAGCCTCTGCTCAAATCTCTGGCCGGTGGTTCAGAAGCCTTAGATGCTGCAAATACAGCCATCACTAAGCTGCAAGCGTCTGGCGTCACTCGTACAGATATGGCATTAGAGTGGATTCAGAAGACTTTACCAGAAGAAAAAGGCGTTGTTCGTGTAGGGATTTTGATTACTGATGGTCACGCCACAACTTCTCAAGGAGCTATTCTCAGTGATGTGACTGCCTTGCTTGATAAAGCTGCTGAACTGAGCAAATCAGGGATTTTAATTTATCCGGTCGGGTTGGGAAATGCGAGTAACTTTAATAACGTCTTTCTGATTGATTTGGGCAATCGGGGACAAGGAGAGTTTATCTATGCCGAAACTCCATCAGAACTCCAGCCTAAGTTAAGAGAAAGGCTAACCGCAAGCCAAGCGATCGCTATTGAGGATGCCCAAATTCAGTTTACACCCAAATCTGAAGTTACCCTCAAAGCCTTCTGTCGATTCAGACCTGATTACTTGCCATTAGAAGAAACAGCTAAGGGAAAGCTGAATATTGGCGTGATTCGGACCGATACCCCTACGGATATACTGGTCAAAGTGGAAATCCCCAAATTAGGTGTTGGGGAACCTTTAGGTAGCCGTGAGTTGCTGAAAGTTGAGTTAACCGCCACCAATTTATCTAAGGTCAGTGGAAAAGCCTCTATTCTTTACACTAAATCGGCCACAGAAGCGGAACAGCTTAACAATGATGTAGACAACAACCGCAAGCTTTGGGAAATTAAGGAGAATATGAACAGCTTGATTCGAGAAAACGATCCCAAACGGACGAGGCAGTTATTGGATCGACTAGAAATAGATACGTTACAAGATGGATTAAGCGAACTCGCGGAACAAGTTGCTCAATTAAAAACCGACCTGGAAAAAACTGGTAAAGTGGATGAAGGTCGCAAGACGAGAGCTTGGGAAAGCGTCCAAAAATCGTAA
- a CDS encoding DUF433 domain-containing protein, protein MMQLEDYFNVLAPNDIRLKGSRIGIETILYDYIYRDRTPEEIAKIYTSLTLEQVYATILYYLHNQESISQYIADWLEWGHQQRQAQARNPHPAAARLQKLREQQKAEKKGYEPQVSHG, encoded by the coding sequence ATGATGCAACTCGAAGATTACTTCAATGTTTTGGCTCCGAATGATATTCGGCTGAAAGGCTCACGGATTGGAATAGAAACGATTTTATACGACTATATTTATCGTGATCGCACCCCGGAAGAAATCGCCAAAATTTACACATCCCTGACTTTAGAACAAGTTTATGCCACAATTTTGTATTATTTACATAATCAAGAATCTATCAGTCAATATATAGCCGATTGGCTGGAGTGGGGACATCAGCAACGACAAGCCCAAGCCCGGAACCCCCATCCCGCAGCAGCCCGACTCCAGAAACTCCGAGAACAACAAAAGGCCGAGAAAAAGGGTTATGAACCTCAAGTATCTCATGGATGA